In Streptomyces sp. DG2A-72, one genomic interval encodes:
- the treS gene encoding maltose alpha-D-glucosyltransferase: MTVNQPVPDTFEDTPARDRDPDWFKRAVFYEVLVRSFQDSNGDGVGDLRGLTAKLDYLQWLGVDCLWLPPFFQSPLRDGGYDVSDYTAVLPEFGDLADFVEFVDAAHQRGMRVIIDFVMNHTSDQHPWFQESRINPDGPYGDYYMWADDDKQFQDARIIFVDTEASNWTFDPVRGQYFFHRFFSHQPDLNYENPAVQEEILAALRFWLDLGIDGYRLDAVPYLYAAEGTNCENLPATHQFLKRVRREIDALYPDTVLLAEANQWPEDVVDYFGDYASGGDECHMAFHFPVMPRIFMAVRRESRYPVSEILAKTPAIPSNCQWGVFLRNHDELTLEMVTDEERDYMWAEYAKDPRMRANIGIRRRLAPLLDNDRHTIELFTALLLSLPGSPILYYGDEIGMGDNIWLGDRDAVRTPMQWTPDRNAGFSTCDPGRLFLPTIMDPVYGHQVTNVEASMSSPSSLLHWTRRMIEIRKQNPAFGLGSYTELQSSNPAVIAFLREYEDDLVLCVSNFARFAQPTELDLREFSGRHPVELFGGVRFPAIGELPYLLTLGGHGFYWFRLVRVASRIGRRH, translated from the coding sequence ATGACCGTCAACCAGCCCGTCCCGGACACCTTCGAGGACACTCCGGCCAGGGACCGCGACCCGGACTGGTTCAAGCGAGCGGTCTTCTACGAGGTCCTCGTCCGCTCCTTCCAGGACAGCAACGGCGACGGCGTCGGTGACCTCCGCGGCCTGACCGCCAAGCTGGACTATCTCCAGTGGCTGGGCGTGGACTGTCTCTGGCTGCCGCCCTTCTTCCAGTCGCCCCTGCGGGACGGCGGTTACGACGTCTCCGACTACACGGCCGTCCTGCCGGAATTCGGTGACCTCGCCGACTTCGTGGAATTCGTCGACGCCGCCCATCAACGCGGTATGCGCGTCATCATCGACTTCGTCATGAACCACACCAGCGACCAGCACCCGTGGTTCCAGGAGTCCCGCATCAATCCCGACGGGCCGTACGGCGACTACTACATGTGGGCCGACGACGACAAGCAGTTCCAGGACGCCCGGATCATCTTCGTCGACACCGAGGCCTCCAACTGGACCTTCGACCCGGTCCGGGGCCAGTACTTCTTCCACCGGTTCTTCTCCCACCAGCCGGACCTGAACTACGAGAACCCGGCCGTCCAGGAGGAAATCCTGGCCGCCCTCAGGTTCTGGCTGGACCTGGGCATCGACGGCTACCGGCTCGACGCCGTGCCGTATCTGTACGCGGCCGAGGGCACGAACTGCGAGAACCTCCCCGCCACGCACCAGTTCCTGAAACGTGTCCGCCGTGAGATCGACGCGCTGTATCCGGACACCGTGCTGCTGGCGGAGGCGAACCAGTGGCCGGAAGACGTCGTCGACTACTTCGGCGACTACGCGTCGGGCGGGGACGAATGCCATATGGCCTTCCATTTCCCGGTCATGCCGCGGATCTTCATGGCCGTACGCCGGGAATCCCGCTACCCGGTCTCGGAAATCCTCGCCAAGACCCCGGCGATTCCCTCCAACTGCCAGTGGGGCGTCTTCCTGCGCAACCACGACGAACTCACCCTGGAAATGGTCACCGACGAGGAACGCGACTACATGTGGGCGGAGTACGCGAAGGACCCGCGTATGCGCGCCAACATCGGCATCCGCCGCCGCCTCGCCCCTCTCCTCGACAACGACCGCCACACGATCGAACTGTTCACGGCCCTGCTGCTCTCCCTCCCGGGCAGCCCGATCCTGTACTACGGCGACGAGATCGGCATGGGCGACAACATCTGGCTCGGCGACCGCGACGCCGTCCGCACGCCCATGCAGTGGACCCCGGACCGCAACGCGGGCTTCTCCACCTGTGACCCGGGCCGGCTGTTCCTGCCGACGATCATGGATCCGGTCTACGGCCACCAGGTCACGAACGTCGAGGCGTCCATGTCCTCGCCCTCGTCGCTGCTGCACTGGACCCGCCGCATGATCGAGATCCGCAAGCAGAACCCGGCCTTCGGCCTCGGCTCGTACACCGAACTGCAGTCCTCCAACCCGGCGGTGATCGCCTTCCTGCGCGAGTACGAGGACGACCTGGTGCTGTGCGTGAGCAACTTCGCGCGGTTCGCGCAGCCCACCGAGCTGGACCTGCGCGAGTTCAGCGGCCGGCATCCCGTTGAGCTCTTCGGCGGAGTCCGCTTCCCCGCCATCGGTGAACTTCCGTACCTGCTGACCCTGGGGGGCCACGGCTTCTACTGGTTCCGGCTCGTCCGAGTCGCATCCCGCATCGGCCGACGCCACTGA
- a CDS encoding pep a2 gives MKTASACYYHLDVEVSPERVGQVRRILAAHLRFWDLETLVEPVCGGAEMLLKAIDEHATDKNTSIEMWWNGQHLITAVGDNDRDLRPDQDLRACLERLAATSDGWGCCATDTGSKVIWFSQRARAGARVPLVPTAPAPSLREVLQVPREVPAAVLAGSVRTADGALEEAR, from the coding sequence ATGAAGACCGCAAGTGCCTGCTACTACCACCTCGATGTGGAAGTCAGCCCGGAACGCGTCGGACAGGTCAGGCGCATCCTGGCAGCTCACCTCAGGTTCTGGGACCTCGAAACCCTCGTCGAGCCGGTCTGCGGCGGCGCCGAGATGCTGCTGAAGGCGATCGACGAGCACGCGACGGACAAGAACACGTCGATCGAGATGTGGTGGAACGGCCAGCACCTCATCACGGCCGTCGGGGACAACGACCGGGATCTGCGCCCCGACCAGGATCTGCGCGCCTGCCTCGAACGGCTCGCCGCCACCAGCGACGGCTGGGGCTGCTGCGCCACGGACACCGGCAGCAAGGTCATCTGGTTCTCCCAGCGCGCCCGCGCCGGCGCACGCGTCCCGCTGGTGCCGACGGCCCCCGCGCCGAGCCTGCGGGAGGTCCTCCAGGTGCCCCGCGAGGTGCCGGCGGCGGTCCTCGCCGGCTCCGTGCGTACGGCGGACGGCGCCCTGGAGGAGGCCCGGTGA
- a CDS encoding DUF5133 domain-containing protein: MLLPAKAEVARQLQRYRAWERAMLAAPADRTVRATFEDSGYTLCVLMGKRCAREAADAAERYLRTGMVTYLREQTGRVGRSGTRRRGPPWRRRRSPAGR, translated from the coding sequence ATGCTGCTCCCCGCCAAAGCCGAGGTGGCCCGGCAACTGCAGCGGTACCGGGCCTGGGAACGAGCGATGCTCGCGGCTCCCGCCGACCGTACGGTGCGGGCCACCTTCGAGGACTCGGGGTACACCCTCTGCGTCCTGATGGGCAAGCGGTGCGCGCGCGAGGCCGCCGACGCCGCCGAACGCTATCTGCGCACCGGCATGGTCACCTACCTGCGGGAACAGACCGGACGGGTCGGGCGGAGCGGTACCCGGCGGCGAGGTCCGCCGTGGCGGCGGAGGCGTTCCCCGGCGGGGAGATAG
- the glgB gene encoding 1,4-alpha-glucan branching enzyme: MALRDTSLPEPSGPLPPTAAPLDPADRERLLAGAHHDPHALLGAHPVPGGVAFRALRPFARAVSVVIDGQRTGLVSDEDGLFSAVLPLDAIPSYTLVVAYEDDEYEVHDPYRFLPALGDLDLHLIREGRHEQLWRALGAEPMTHQGVTGTRFTVWAPNAQGVCVAGEFTCWDGTAFPMRSLGSSGVWELFLPGIGEGTRYKFEITSRYGGRFLKADPMARRAEVPPDTASVVTASDYEWGDTQWLARRGDVPVHVAPFSVYEVHLPSWRPGLTYRQLAEELPAYVKDLGFTHVELMPVMEHPFGGSWGYQVTSYYAPTSRLGTPDDFKYLVDALHRAGIGVIMDWVPAHFPKDDWALARFDGDALYEPGDDRRAEHPDWGTYEFDFGRTEVRNFLVANAVYWCEEFHIDGLRVDAVASMLYLDYSRDSGQWTPNVYGGREDLDAVAFLREMNATVYRRAPGVVMIAEESTAWDGVTRPTDSGGLGFGLKWNMGWMHDSLGYIAHEPVHRKYHHNEMTFSMVYAYSENYVLPISHDEVVHGKQALVSKMPGDWWQQRANHRAYLGFMWAHPGKQLLFMGQEFAQGAEWSEAHGPDWWLLDPDYSAEADHRGVRDLVRDLNTIYRATPSLWQRDTEPSGFQWVVGDAAEDNVFAFLRYDTEGTPLLSVSNFSPVVRHDYRLGVPDTVPAWHETLNTDAAKYGGSDVTNPGPVTPQDGHLRITLPPLATVWLTPYTV, translated from the coding sequence GTGGCCCTGCGTGACACCTCCCTCCCCGAGCCGTCCGGCCCGCTGCCACCCACGGCCGCGCCCCTGGACCCCGCCGACCGTGAACGCCTCCTGGCCGGCGCCCACCACGACCCGCACGCCCTGCTCGGCGCCCATCCGGTGCCGGGCGGGGTCGCCTTCCGGGCGTTGCGTCCGTTCGCCCGCGCGGTGAGCGTCGTGATCGACGGGCAGCGCACCGGGCTCGTCTCGGACGAGGACGGCCTCTTCTCCGCCGTACTGCCGCTGGACGCGATTCCGTCGTACACGCTGGTGGTTGCCTACGAGGACGATGAGTACGAAGTCCACGACCCGTACCGCTTCCTGCCCGCCCTCGGCGACCTCGATCTGCATCTGATCCGCGAGGGCCGGCACGAGCAGCTGTGGCGGGCGCTCGGCGCCGAGCCGATGACCCACCAGGGCGTCACCGGCACCCGCTTCACCGTCTGGGCGCCGAACGCTCAAGGTGTGTGCGTGGCCGGGGAGTTCACCTGCTGGGACGGTACGGCGTTCCCCATGCGGTCCCTCGGTTCGTCCGGCGTGTGGGAGCTGTTCCTGCCCGGCATCGGCGAGGGCACGCGCTACAAGTTCGAGATCACCTCCCGGTACGGCGGCCGCTTCCTCAAGGCCGACCCGATGGCCCGCCGTGCGGAGGTCCCGCCTGACACGGCGTCCGTGGTGACGGCGTCCGACTACGAGTGGGGCGACACTCAGTGGCTGGCGCGGCGCGGGGACGTGCCCGTGCATGTGGCGCCGTTCTCCGTGTACGAGGTGCACCTGCCGTCCTGGCGGCCCGGCCTGACGTACCGTCAACTGGCCGAGGAGCTACCGGCCTACGTCAAGGACCTCGGCTTCACCCACGTCGAACTGATGCCGGTCATGGAACACCCCTTCGGCGGCTCCTGGGGCTACCAGGTCACCTCGTACTACGCCCCCACCTCCCGCCTCGGCACCCCCGACGACTTCAAGTACCTGGTGGACGCCCTGCACCGGGCGGGTATCGGCGTGATCATGGACTGGGTGCCCGCCCATTTCCCCAAGGACGACTGGGCGTTGGCCCGCTTCGACGGGGATGCGCTGTACGAGCCGGGAGACGACCGGCGGGCCGAGCATCCGGACTGGGGGACGTACGAGTTCGACTTCGGGCGCACCGAGGTGCGCAACTTCCTTGTCGCCAACGCCGTGTACTGGTGCGAGGAGTTCCACATCGACGGGCTGCGGGTGGACGCCGTCGCCTCGATGCTCTACCTCGACTACTCGCGCGACTCCGGTCAGTGGACGCCCAATGTGTACGGAGGGCGTGAGGATCTGGACGCGGTGGCGTTTCTGCGGGAGATGAACGCGACCGTGTACCGGCGGGCCCCAGGGGTCGTGATGATCGCCGAGGAGTCGACGGCGTGGGACGGGGTGACCCGGCCGACCGACAGCGGCGGCCTGGGCTTCGGCCTGAAGTGGAACATGGGGTGGATGCACGACTCGCTGGGCTACATCGCGCACGAGCCGGTCCACCGCAAGTACCACCACAACGAGATGACGTTCTCGATGGTCTATGCGTACAGCGAGAACTACGTCCTGCCCATTTCGCACGACGAGGTCGTCCACGGCAAGCAGGCCCTGGTCTCGAAGATGCCCGGCGACTGGTGGCAGCAGCGCGCCAACCACCGCGCGTACTTGGGCTTCATGTGGGCCCACCCCGGCAAGCAACTCCTCTTCATGGGCCAGGAGTTCGCCCAGGGCGCCGAATGGTCCGAGGCACACGGCCCGGACTGGTGGCTGCTGGATCCTGACTACAGCGCCGAGGCCGACCACCGAGGGGTGCGAGACCTGGTCCGCGACCTGAACACGATCTACCGGGCCACCCCTTCCCTCTGGCAGCGCGACACCGAACCGTCCGGCTTCCAGTGGGTGGTCGGGGACGCCGCCGAGGACAACGTCTTCGCCTTCCTGAGGTACGACACGGAGGGCACCCCCCTCCTGTCCGTCTCCAACTTCTCCCCCGTCGTCCGCCACGACTACCGACTCGGCGTCCCCGACACCGTCCCCGCCTGGCACGAAACCCTCAACACGGACGCGGCGAAGTACGGCGGCAGCGACGTCACCAACCCCGGTCCGGTCACACCGCAGGACGGGCATCTCCGGATCACGCTGCCGCCGCTGGCCACGGTGTGGTTGACGCCGTACACCGTGTGA
- the glgX gene encoding glycogen debranching protein GlgX gives MTAKRKRKSGVPAWSGHPYPLGAAFDGKGTNFALFSEVAERVELILVDDDGTHRTVPLTEVDGFVWHGYLPGVGPGQRYGYRVHGPWAPAAGHRCNPKKLLLDPYTRAVDGQVDNHASLFERAANGPAPADSAGHTMLGVVTDPAFDWGDDSPPRRPYADTVIYEAHVRGLTRTHPEVPPDLRGTYAGLAHPAIVEHLTSLGVTAVELMPVHQFVQDGVLSDRGLSNYWGYNTIGFFAPHNAYAAHGTRGQQVTEFKAMVKALHAAGLEVILDVVYNHTAEGNEKGPTLSFRGIDNASYYRLVDGDWTHYYDTTGTGNSLLMRHPYVLQLIMDSLRYWVTEMHVDGFRFDLAATLARQFHEVDRLSAFFDLIQQDPVISRVKLIAEPWDVGEGGYQVGNFPPLWSEWNGKYRDAVRDFWRAGEHTLGEFASRLTGSADLYQHNRRRPRASVNFVTAHDGFTLRDLVSYNDKHNEANGEGNRDGESTNRSWNCGVEGETRARAVRELRARQQRNFLATLLLSQGIPMLCHGDELGRTQRGNNNAYCQDNEISWIDWRLTEEQQDLLDFTRYVIGLRADHPVLRRRRFFRGETVTHAGQPVPDLVWLLPDAQAMTDADWRRSDAHSVGVFLNGDAIAEPDPCGRPVVDDSFLLLLNSYWEPVEFQLPDVTYGERWTTLIDTAEPGAPDESEHKAGTGMTVEARSLVLLSRPSHSAG, from the coding sequence GTGACCGCGAAGCGGAAGCGGAAGTCAGGGGTGCCCGCGTGGAGCGGGCACCCCTACCCGTTGGGTGCCGCCTTCGACGGGAAGGGCACCAACTTCGCGCTCTTCAGCGAAGTCGCCGAACGCGTCGAGCTGATCCTGGTCGACGACGACGGCACCCACCGGACGGTCCCGCTCACCGAGGTCGACGGCTTCGTCTGGCACGGCTATCTCCCCGGCGTCGGCCCCGGCCAGCGCTACGGCTACCGGGTGCACGGCCCCTGGGCCCCCGCCGCGGGCCACCGGTGCAACCCGAAGAAGCTGCTCCTCGACCCGTACACCAGGGCCGTGGACGGACAGGTCGACAACCACGCCTCCCTCTTCGAGCGGGCGGCGAACGGACCCGCCCCGGCCGACAGCGCCGGACACACCATGCTCGGCGTGGTGACCGACCCGGCCTTCGACTGGGGCGACGACAGCCCGCCCCGACGGCCGTACGCCGACACCGTGATCTACGAGGCCCATGTCCGGGGCCTCACCCGCACCCACCCCGAAGTGCCCCCCGACCTGCGCGGCACCTACGCCGGGCTCGCCCACCCCGCGATCGTCGAGCACCTCACCTCCCTCGGCGTGACCGCCGTGGAGCTGATGCCGGTGCACCAGTTCGTGCAGGACGGCGTGCTCAGCGACCGCGGCCTGTCGAACTACTGGGGCTACAACACCATCGGCTTCTTCGCCCCGCACAACGCCTACGCCGCCCACGGCACCCGCGGCCAGCAGGTCACCGAGTTCAAGGCGATGGTGAAGGCGCTGCACGCGGCCGGGCTCGAAGTGATCCTGGACGTCGTCTACAACCACACCGCCGAGGGCAACGAGAAGGGCCCCACCCTCTCCTTCCGCGGCATCGACAACGCCTCGTACTACCGCCTGGTGGACGGCGACTGGACCCACTACTACGACACCACCGGCACCGGCAACAGCCTGCTGATGCGGCACCCCTACGTGCTCCAGCTGATCATGGACTCGCTGCGGTACTGGGTCACGGAGATGCATGTCGACGGCTTCCGCTTCGACCTCGCGGCGACGCTGGCCCGGCAGTTCCACGAGGTGGACCGGCTGTCGGCCTTCTTCGACCTGATCCAGCAGGACCCGGTGATCAGCCGCGTCAAGCTGATCGCCGAGCCCTGGGACGTGGGGGAGGGCGGCTACCAGGTCGGCAACTTCCCGCCGCTGTGGTCGGAGTGGAACGGCAAGTACCGCGATGCCGTACGGGACTTCTGGCGGGCCGGGGAGCATACGCTGGGCGAGTTCGCCTCACGGCTGACGGGCTCGGCCGACCTGTACCAGCACAACAGGCGCCGGCCGCGCGCCAGCGTCAACTTCGTGACCGCCCATGACGGGTTCACGCTGCGCGACCTCGTGTCGTACAACGACAAGCACAACGAGGCCAACGGCGAGGGCAACCGCGACGGTGAGAGCACGAACCGGTCCTGGAACTGCGGTGTCGAGGGCGAGACACGCGCCCGGGCCGTGCGGGAACTGCGTGCCCGGCAGCAGCGCAACTTCCTGGCCACGCTGCTGCTGTCCCAGGGCATCCCGATGCTCTGCCACGGCGACGAACTGGGCCGCACCCAGCGCGGCAACAACAACGCCTACTGCCAGGACAACGAAATCTCCTGGATCGACTGGCGGTTGACCGAGGAGCAGCAGGACCTGCTGGACTTCACCCGGTACGTCATCGGTCTGCGCGCCGACCACCCCGTACTGCGCCGCCGCCGGTTCTTCCGCGGCGAGACCGTCACCCACGCCGGCCAGCCGGTGCCCGACCTGGTGTGGCTGCTGCCGGACGCGCAGGCGATGACGGACGCGGACTGGCGGCGCTCCGACGCGCACTCCGTCGGTGTGTTCCTCAACGGAGACGCCATCGCCGAACCCGACCCGTGCGGCCGGCCCGTCGTGGACGACTCGTTCCTGCTGCTGCTCAACAGCTACTGGGAGCCGGTCGAATTCCAGCTGCCGGACGTCACCTACGGCGAGCGCTGGACGACTCTGATCGACACCGCCGAGCCGGGCGCTCCCGACGAGTCGGAGCACAAGGCGGGCACCGGAATGACCGTCGAGGCGCGCAGCCTGGTCCTGCTGTCGCGGCCCTCCCACTCGGCCGGCTGA
- a CDS encoding alpha-1,4-glucan--maltose-1-phosphate maltosyltransferase, whose product MSPTPAIGRIPVLGVRPAVECGRHPAKAVAGETFQVTATVFREGHDAVAANVVLTDPEGRPGPWTPMRELAPGSDRWGADVTPDAVGRWTYHVEAWSDPVATWRHTARIKVPAGIDTGLVLEEGAELYRRVAAGVPADAGRATVLTAAKAMLDDSLPSAVRLAAAFGPEVDGVLSRYPLRELVTASEALPLLVERERALFGSWYEFFPRSEGTPEYPHGTFRSAALRLPVIASMGFDVVYLPPVHPIGRTFRKGRNNTLDPSAQDVGVPWAIGSPEGGHDAVHPELGTFEDFDWFVAQARSLGMEVALDFALQCSPDHPWVHKHPEWFHHRPDGSIAYAENPPKKYQDIYPIAFDADMDGLVAETLRVLRLWMGHGVRIFRVDNPHTKPVVFWQRVLADIGRTDPDVIFLAEAFTRPAMMHTLAQIGFQQSYTYFTWRNGKQELTEYLTELSGEAAAYMRPNFFVNTPDILHAYLQQGGRPAFEVRAVLAATLSPTWGVYSGYELCERVPLREGSEEYLDSEKYQLKPRDWEAAERAGATITPLITQLNTIRRRHPALRRLRNLTFHETDNNALIAYSKRTGDDTVIVVANLDPHHAQEATVSLDMPQLGLDWHESVSVHDELSGETYRWGRTNYVRLEPGRAPAHVLHVERAPNGGSAAS is encoded by the coding sequence ATGAGTCCCACTCCGGCCATCGGCCGCATTCCTGTCCTCGGCGTCCGTCCGGCCGTGGAGTGCGGCAGGCACCCCGCCAAGGCGGTCGCGGGGGAAACCTTCCAGGTCACCGCCACCGTGTTCCGCGAGGGCCATGACGCGGTCGCCGCGAACGTCGTCCTGACGGACCCCGAGGGCCGACCCGGCCCCTGGACACCCATGCGGGAGCTGGCGCCCGGCTCCGACCGCTGGGGCGCCGACGTCACACCGGACGCGGTGGGCCGCTGGACGTATCACGTCGAGGCCTGGAGCGACCCGGTCGCCACCTGGCGCCACACCGCCCGCATCAAGGTGCCGGCCGGGATCGACACCGGCCTGGTTCTGGAGGAGGGCGCCGAACTGTACCGCCGGGTGGCAGCAGGCGTGCCTGCGGACGCGGGCCGGGCGACGGTACTGACGGCAGCCAAGGCGATGCTCGACGACTCGCTGCCGTCCGCCGTGCGCCTGGCGGCGGCCTTCGGGCCGGAGGTGGACGGGGTGCTGTCGCGGTATCCGCTGCGGGAGTTGGTGACGGCGTCGGAGGCGTTGCCGTTGCTGGTGGAGCGGGAGCGGGCGCTGTTCGGGTCGTGGTACGAGTTCTTCCCGCGTTCGGAGGGCACGCCGGAGTATCCGCATGGGACGTTCCGGTCGGCGGCGCTGCGGCTGCCGGTGATCGCGTCCATGGGCTTCGACGTGGTGTATCTGCCGCCCGTCCATCCGATCGGCAGGACGTTCCGCAAGGGCCGCAACAACACCCTCGACCCGAGTGCTCAGGATGTGGGGGTGCCGTGGGCGATCGGGTCGCCGGAGGGCGGGCACGACGCGGTCCATCCGGAGCTGGGGACGTTCGAGGACTTCGACTGGTTCGTGGCCCAGGCGCGTTCGCTGGGGATGGAGGTGGCGCTGGACTTCGCGTTGCAGTGTTCGCCGGATCATCCGTGGGTGCACAAGCATCCGGAGTGGTTCCATCACCGCCCGGACGGGTCGATCGCGTATGCGGAGAATCCGCCGAAGAAGTACCAGGACATCTATCCGATCGCGTTCGACGCGGACATGGACGGGCTGGTCGCGGAGACGCTGCGGGTGCTGCGGTTGTGGATGGGCCATGGGGTGCGGATCTTCAGGGTGGACAATCCGCACACCAAGCCGGTGGTGTTCTGGCAGCGGGTGCTGGCGGACATCGGGCGCACCGACCCGGATGTGATCTTCCTGGCGGAGGCGTTCACTCGTCCGGCGATGATGCACACGCTGGCGCAGATCGGGTTCCAGCAGTCGTACACGTATTTCACCTGGCGTAACGGCAAGCAGGAGCTGACGGAGTATCTGACGGAGCTGTCGGGTGAGGCGGCGGCGTACATGCGGCCGAACTTCTTCGTCAATACGCCGGACATTCTGCATGCGTATCTGCAGCAGGGCGGGCGGCCGGCGTTCGAGGTGCGGGCGGTGCTGGCGGCCACCCTGTCGCCGACCTGGGGCGTGTACAGCGGCTACGAGCTGTGCGAGAGGGTTCCGCTGCGCGAGGGCAGCGAGGAGTACCTCGACTCGGAGAAGTACCAGCTCAAGCCCCGCGACTGGGAAGCGGCCGAACGCGCGGGGGCCACCATCACCCCACTGATCACCCAACTCAACACCATCCGGCGACGCCACCCCGCACTGCGAAGGCTCAGGAACCTCACCTTCCACGAGACCGACAACAATGCCCTCATCGCGTACAGCAAACGCACGGGCGACGACACGGTGATCGTGGTCGCGAACCTCGACCCTCACCACGCCCAGGAGGCCACGGTCTCGTTGGACATGCCGCAACTCGGCCTGGACTGGCACGAGTCGGTGTCCGTGCACGACGAGCTGTCGGGTGAGACATACCGGTGGGGCAGGACCAACTACGTCCGCCTGGAGCCCGGCCGGGCTCCCGCGCATGTGCTCCACGTGGAGCGGGCGCCCAACGGAGGGTCGGCAGCGTCATGA
- a CDS encoding maltokinase — translation MPKTASLHPSRTAVAGPMASLAGLLREWLPRQRWFAGKDRPVTDLALLSMTELYPGCLHLLVHAGPPAVPAPGGAGAAPAGDCYQLLLGVRRHLSPRLGRALIGRAEDGPLAGLTVYDALHDPRSAQLLLERLRHPGTVGPLRFEADPAAEIPAGLPPRLLDAEQSNSSLVYGDAYILKVFRRIQPGVNPDLEVPGALGELGCRRVPAPVAWFRTTHPQEATLGVLQPYLRDASDGWTLALHALSSGADFTAQAHQLGQAMAEVHLALASAFPAGAHEEHGRTAAAMISRLDAAAHCVPALRPFVPGLRTAFCALTTCDTGPPAQRIHGDLHLGQVLRAGREWFVIDFEGEPSRPLAERCSAQSPVRDIAGMLRSFDYAARQRRPWRPEWARRCREAYCAGYAARSGWDPRKKHGLLRAYETDRAVYEVLYEARNRPDWLSVPMAAIERLAVRGS, via the coding sequence ATGCCGAAGACCGCATCGCTGCACCCCAGTCGTACGGCTGTCGCCGGGCCCATGGCCTCGCTCGCCGGGCTGCTGCGCGAATGGCTGCCGCGGCAGCGGTGGTTCGCGGGCAAGGACCGGCCCGTCACCGACCTCGCGCTGCTGTCCATGACGGAGCTGTATCCGGGCTGTCTGCACCTGCTGGTGCACGCCGGCCCTCCGGCCGTGCCCGCCCCCGGCGGCGCGGGTGCCGCTCCGGCCGGTGACTGCTACCAGCTGCTGCTCGGTGTGCGCAGGCATCTGTCGCCGCGTCTCGGCCGGGCCCTGATCGGGCGGGCGGAGGACGGGCCGCTGGCGGGCCTGACGGTGTACGACGCGCTGCACGACCCGCGCTCGGCGCAGCTGCTCCTGGAGCGGCTGCGGCATCCCGGCACGGTGGGCCCGCTTCGCTTCGAGGCCGACCCGGCCGCGGAGATCCCCGCCGGACTGCCGCCCCGGCTGCTGGACGCCGAGCAGTCCAACTCCTCGCTGGTGTACGGCGACGCGTACATCCTGAAGGTCTTCCGGCGCATCCAGCCGGGCGTCAACCCCGACCTGGAGGTACCGGGCGCGCTGGGCGAGCTGGGCTGCCGCCGGGTGCCCGCGCCGGTGGCCTGGTTCCGGACCACGCATCCGCAGGAGGCGACGCTCGGCGTGCTGCAGCCGTATCTGCGGGACGCGTCCGACGGATGGACCCTGGCGCTGCACGCACTGTCGTCCGGTGCCGACTTCACCGCGCAGGCGCACCAGTTGGGGCAGGCCATGGCCGAGGTGCACCTCGCGCTGGCGTCGGCCTTCCCGGCGGGCGCGCACGAGGAGCACGGCCGCACGGCGGCTGCGATGATCTCGCGGCTGGACGCCGCCGCGCACTGCGTACCGGCGCTGCGACCGTTCGTCCCCGGCCTGCGGACCGCGTTCTGCGCGCTCACGACCTGCGACACCGGGCCGCCCGCCCAGCGGATCCACGGCGATCTGCACCTCGGGCAGGTACTGCGCGCCGGGCGCGAGTGGTTCGTCATCGACTTCGAGGGCGAGCCGTCCCGGCCGCTCGCCGAGCGGTGCAGCGCCCAGTCGCCGGTGCGGGACATCGCGGGCATGCTGCGCTCCTTCGACTACGCGGCCCGGCAGCGCCGGCCGTGGCGTCCCGAGTGGGCCCGCCGCTGCCGGGAGGCCTACTGTGCGGGCTATGCCGCCCGTTCGGGCTGGGATCCGCGCAAGAAGCACGGGCTGCTGCGCGCCTACGAGACCGACCGCGCCGTGTACGAAGTGCTGTACGAAGCCAGAAACCGTCCGGACTGGCTCTCCGTGCCGATGGCGGCGATCGAGCGTCTCGCCGTGAGAGGAAGCTGA